From one Oceanimonas doudoroffii genomic stretch:
- the aroA gene encoding 3-phosphoshikimate 1-carboxyvinyltransferase codes for MESLKLSPIARVAGTVNLPGSKSVSNRALLLAALAQGTTRLTNLLDSDDIRHMLDALKQLGVQYELSEDKTECVVHGLGRAFSVGEPVTLFLGNAGTAMRPLCAALCLGTGEFTLTGEPRMWERPIGHLVDALREAGADISYLKTDGYPPVFINGKGLWGGDVHVDGSVSSQFLTAFLMAAPMASGDTRIHIKGELVSKPYIDITLHIMKQFGVVVEHDDYQTFYITGNQTYVSPGAFMVEGDASSASYFLAAGAIKGRVRVTGIGRDSIQGDIRFADVLEAMGAKITWGDDFIEAEHVGPLKAVDMDMNHIPDAAMTIATTALFAEGTTRISNIYNWRVKETDRLYAMATELKKLGVEVEEGEDYLVVTPAPALQEAEIATYNDHRIAMCFSLVALSDTPVVILDPGCTSKTFPDYFDKLASVSHDQ; via the coding sequence TGGAAAGTCTCAAACTATCTCCCATTGCCCGGGTGGCGGGCACGGTGAACCTGCCCGGCTCCAAGTCGGTGTCAAACCGTGCCCTGTTGCTGGCCGCGCTGGCCCAGGGTACCACCCGCCTGACCAACCTGCTCGACAGCGACGACATTCGCCATATGCTGGATGCGCTCAAACAGCTGGGAGTGCAGTATGAGCTCTCGGAAGACAAGACCGAGTGCGTGGTGCACGGACTGGGGCGGGCCTTCAGTGTCGGCGAGCCGGTGACCTTGTTTCTGGGCAATGCGGGCACCGCCATGCGGCCCCTGTGCGCCGCCCTGTGCCTGGGTACCGGCGAGTTTACCCTGACCGGTGAGCCGCGCATGTGGGAGCGTCCTATCGGCCATTTGGTGGATGCCCTGCGGGAAGCCGGCGCCGATATCAGCTACCTCAAGACCGACGGCTATCCACCGGTGTTTATCAACGGCAAGGGCCTGTGGGGCGGAGATGTGCATGTGGACGGCTCCGTCTCCAGCCAGTTTCTGACCGCCTTTCTGATGGCCGCCCCCATGGCGTCGGGTGATACTCGCATCCATATCAAGGGCGAGCTGGTGTCCAAGCCCTACATCGACATTACCCTGCACATCATGAAGCAGTTCGGTGTGGTGGTGGAGCACGACGACTACCAGACCTTTTACATTACCGGCAATCAGACCTATGTGTCGCCGGGCGCCTTTATGGTGGAAGGGGACGCTTCCTCTGCTTCCTATTTCCTCGCCGCCGGCGCCATCAAGGGCCGAGTGCGGGTTACCGGCATTGGCCGTGACAGCATTCAGGGCGACATTCGTTTTGCCGATGTGCTGGAAGCCATGGGGGCGAAGATCACCTGGGGTGACGACTTTATCGAGGCCGAGCATGTGGGTCCGCTGAAGGCGGTGGACATGGACATGAACCACATTCCCGATGCGGCCATGACCATTGCCACCACGGCCCTGTTTGCCGAAGGCACCACCCGCATCAGCAATATTTACAACTGGCGGGTGAAGGAAACCGACCGGCTTTACGCCATGGCCACCGAGCTGAAAAAGCTGGGTGTCGAGGTGGAAGAAGGGGAAGACTACCTGGTGGTGACCCCGGCGCCGGCGCTGCAGGAGGCGGAGATTGCCACCTACAATGATCACCGTATTGCCATGTGTTTTTCGCTGGTGGCGCTGAGTGACACTCCCGTGGTGATTCTGGATCCGGGCTGCACTTCCAAGACCTTTCCGGACTACTTCGACAAGCTGGCCAGCGTCAGCCACGACCAATAA